In Bacteroidota bacterium, the genomic window AGGGGGTATAGAATACGTTATACCTGTCTGGTTGGGACATACTCCCGACTGTCCCGTTATAGGGCCGGGTGTTGAGAGTGTGCTGTTTGAATTAACAGGCAGCCAGTTCGGGACCGATGGAGTCCCGGCATTATAGTTAAAATTATTGCAGTCCAGATTGTAGATCATAAGTCCTGTTGCCGGGTGAATAATGGCATTGCGCTGAGCAGTTGTCATTCGGGGAATCAGTAATCCTTTTGTTGTACTGCCTACATCAAACATGGCTGATGAGTCAGCAGGTATACCTGCGGTGTTCACGCTGGCCCCCTGTCCGTATGAATTATTATTAACGGATAACAGAAACAGCAGTGCAAGCACCATCACAAAATGACCATTTATATTCTTCATAGCTACGATATATTTTGGCTTCTTACCATTACTAATTATTCACAACCACATTATTTTGCCCTTTTAAACCGCAATTTATCTTCGGCGGTCATTTTTTCGCAGGCATACTGAAAGATCAGGCGTGGTGCCGAATCTTTATATTGCAATAAAAAATGTTCAGTTTCCGCCCGGCGGATTTTCCATGCTTCGCGCAGAAACCAGCCGGCGCCCTGATGCACCTCGCGTTCCGAATCTGACATCAGAGGTTCAATCAGTTTAAAGAAACCGCTGTAATCAGTTGATTCTTTCAGCGATTTAATTATTGTTACAGGCACGCAGCGGCGCTGAAATTTATACTTTGACTTTATCCACGGTTTGAAATCGTTAATCGTTACCAATTTCTTTTTCACAAAACGCGGAAGTATCATCATACCCAGTGTATCGGCATGTGCCCAGTTGTGAATGCCCAGCGGGAACCATGAGGCAATAACATCAAATGTTTCTTTTGTGAATTGCTTATGCAGTGAATCAAGCAGGTGAAGGGCTATCGTGGTTTCCTCATATTTGCCGCTTTTCATCAGCAAAGGCGCCAACTCAAATACCAGTTCCAGGTTCAATCCGTCGCGCTTTGATAATTCCTTAATTTTCGCGCTAAGCTGTGGAGATGCCACGCCGTAAGCGTTATAATTTTCTTTAAAATACCGTGCATATTTTTTTACAATGGCATCGTCGGCATTGGCTGCACAGAATTGTTGAAGTTCTTTGAAGAGAGCAGTTGCTTTCATAACAGATGATTTACGGCTTCTTGTGCGAAAAATATAATCTTACCAGGTTACTATCACTTGTCCGTTTCCAGTTTGCACGGCATCGGTATTTGATTGAGCAGTTCCGGCATTGAACGATCCACCGCCGCCGCCACCGGCACGGCATGTAGCTCCCTGACCGCCGCCGCCACCCGAATAACCACCGCCACCGCCGGCTCCGCAAACGGCACCGCCGCCACCGCCAAATCCACCGTCGCCGCCGGGTCCGCGGTTGACAGCGCCGGCTCCTCCGGTAAATGTAAATGCAGCCTGACCGCCTGTACAGCCGTCGCCATAGGTTGAATTCTGACCTGCGGTAAGCCATCCGCCGCCACCGGAGCCTGTTCCCGAAGGAGCATTGCCCGCACCGCCGTTACCATTCACACCACCCAATGAAACGCCACCGTTTCCGGCAACGCCCGATGTACCGATAGAGCCGCCCAGTCCATCGGCACACGTATTTCCCCAGTTCTCGCAACCGCCTCCGCCGCCACCGGCAGCAATCATAGGAAGTGTCGTATTTGTTGTAAGCCACACAAAAGAGCCGCCGCCACCACCACCGCCGCCGGTTCCCGGTGCACCGCCGCATGCGTTTGCTGTTCCCTGTCCGCCAACAGCGATTCCGAGAACATTGCCGGCAGAAACGGCAAATGTGCCTTTCATTCGTGCACCAAGACCGCCAATAATACCGCCGCCCTGTGCGCCCCATGCTTCAATAGTTACAGAGGTAACGCCGCATGGAACCGTCCAGTTCACAACAGAACCGGTATAACTGAATGTTTGTGTGCCGGGAGTATAACAGGAAGTTACATTTACGGCCAGACAGGAAGCGGTGCTGTTACCACAACTATTTCCAGACGTAACACAAACATTGCCGGCATTGCTTCCAAAATCAACAATAATCGCTGTTGTCCCTTGCCCTGATACTATTGTTGCACCTGTTGGTACTGTCCATGTATAGGTAGTTGCACCACTGACCGCAGTGATAGAATAAGCCACTCCTGTTTGTCCGTTGTAAATACCGGTGGTTCCGGTTATCGCACCGGGAACCGGAGGGGCAGACCCTGCCGTAACGTTCAGCGAGGTCATGGCAATTACACTGCACAGGCTGCTTGCTGAAACGCTAACACTTCCGCTGTTACTTCCAAAGTCAACAGTTATGGATGTTGTACCCTGCCCTGCAGTGATAGTTGCCCCTACAGGCACTGTCCAGTTATAGCTTATGGCACCATTGACAGGCGACACGGAATAAACGACTCCGGTTTGACCGGGGCAGAAGCCCAAAGATCCGCTTATTGAGCCGGGCATGGTGAAATTGGTACTGTTCAGCAGGCTCATCCAGCTGCTGCCATTGAAATATTGAATTTCATTACAATCAAGATTATAAATTACCAGACCGTTTGCGGGTGCATAAATCTGGTTGCGCTGAGCCGTAGTCATTCGCGGAATCAGCATTCCCTGAAAGGGTGCTGTGCTGCTGCTTATATCGAGTATGGCAGAAGTGTCGGGCGCTGCACCTGTACGGTTTACCGAAACACCCTGAGCCCATACATTTTCAGGGTTTACAGACCATAACGCAATCAACATGAAAAACAATACAGAGGCAAGAAGTACGGGCTTTTTCATTTCGGAAAATTATAATTTCATACTAAGAAGATGTGTCAGGAAGCTGCAATTTCTTCAGCAATACAGAAAGCAATTTTCAGGCATCTTTACTGCAAATATAATATTTTCTGATGCACAGGGGCGAATCAAGTCATGGGCATCTATAATTCAGGAGATTCTTCGCTGCGTTACACTCCGCTCAGAATGACACAGTTCCAGGTAAGATGTCATGTCATTCCGAATCCCGCTATTTTCGCGGCATGAGGAATCTCAATGCGCAGCTGAAAATCATATACACTAACCCTGACATCCGAATGCCACTTGCGGTTTAACGAAGCATAAGGCATTTGATACTTTTCGTAAGATATTTCAGTGATAAGGGTTGTGCGGGTGAATCACGAAAAGATGGAATCCGAGTCCGGCAGATATTATAAATTCATCAAGGTTGATGCTTCCGCCTTCGGCTCCGCGATAGCGCGATACGAGATAGTTCACGCCCAGATAAAAATTACAGAATCTTGAAAAATAAAAAGTATAACCACCCGAAACGCTGAGTGCGGGCAGAAAACGTGACGGATATGAACTATTTTCAGACACATCTGAACCAATTATAAGAGGCGTTGAAAATGAAAATCCGGGCTGCAGGCCTGCATAAAAATCGCTTCTCTTTATTGGATAATGAAGCAGTGGACCAAATAGTACAACACCATTTTGTTTGAATGCCGGATTTTTCCTGCTGTCTAGGTACCATAAGCAGTCGCCGCGCATGCTCAGATGTGAGCCTGTGAAGTACTCAAGGTTTCCACCCAGATAAACATTTTTAACCGGATGCTGCACCATGAAACTCTGCATCAGTGCAAGGTTTGCTTTGAGCAAGCCTGCAGAAGTATACTCAGTACGCTGCTGTGCGGCTGATTGCAGGCACAGCATCATGATTGCCGGTATCAACAGTTTTTTTACCACAGGTCCGCGATTTTATAGTTAAGGCTGATGTGAAGTAACACATGATCGGCAATACCGAAGCCTTTGCTTTTTGTGAATGTTGTGATGCCTTCGGTGTTTGAAGCAGTGATGCGTGTTCCGATATGAACCATATATTGTGCAACCAGCGAAACATCGAAGCGATCCGTGAGGTTTATGCTCGTCCCCACGCCTCCCTGCACCGAACCGCTCCAACGTTCCGCAAAATTTGAAGTATTGTTGTTATCGGTGAACTTCAGGTATTCGAAACAATGTCCTGCAAGAACATACGGCTGAATAAGCGGATCCGGATTTTTTGAAAGATAATACAACACACTCCACCCTATGTGGCAGTCGGCGCGCCACGCGTAGTTGCCGAGGTCGGCGGTAAGATAATCCATGAACCAG contains:
- a CDS encoding DNA alkylation repair protein: MKATALFKELQQFCAANADDAIVKKYARYFKENYNAYGVASPQLSAKIKELSKRDGLNLELVFELAPLLMKSGKYEETTIALHLLDSLHKQFTKETFDVIASWFPLGIHNWAHADTLGMMILPRFVKKKLVTINDFKPWIKSKYKFQRRCVPVTIIKSLKESTDYSGFFKLIEPLMSDSEREVHQGAGWFLREAWKIRRAETEHFLLQYKDSAPRLIFQYACEKMTAEDKLRFKRAK
- a CDS encoding outer membrane beta-barrel protein: MRPLITIIAFLFVLRVGAQEFHIKGRDAGTFSLGARSSIGLVNDGKWQKTAFGTGGQFRIRFSDRVNTDWFMDYLTADLGNYAWRADCHIGWSVLYYLSKNPDPLIQPYVLAGHCFEYLKFTDNNNTSNFAERWSGSVQGGVGTSINLTDRFDVSLVAQYMVHIGTRITASNTEGITTFTKSKGFGIADHVLLHISLNYKIADLW